A single genomic interval of Bacillus smithii harbors:
- a CDS encoding pyridoxal phosphate-dependent decarboxylase family protein, translated as MNQLQQLFPSADGNEEQRKKILEYINTIFTKIDELKDPSKLTLGEMPNYTKDYYNRVIKEANVPKKGLPMEVTITELIDLAKGHRFVNSNYVANVSPLPNIASILGNLVMVLLNGNALWDVEGSGAAKAEVMVTSMLSKMVGYDENTSAGYATWGGQGAVFHSLRIAISRQFPDSNKEGVPKNIFCFCSELSHYSLYKAAEATGIGVNNMIRVKVNDDHSMNLEDLKLKMEQVISEGGIPVYVLATMGTTDTFGIDDIEGIKAITSELEQKYSLKPIYIHADSAMGAMYTFFNEYDFVKNPLKFEDRVSSVLKRYQQKLKSIHLADSMVFDFHKMGQTPYISSLFLLKNREDLRFVDLDASETPYVGNRGYGSYHTSYTLECSRMGSAITIYASLLSMGIEGYQSLLANYIRVNIAFRESLLREFANVAVTNEIAPVTTFRFYPNEVLWKEELGGKLTKDEVVAINEYNSGFAELIGADRDRIYFGNTSKQRLIPVRDKTKRLPVYAHKFFSISPYTTIKEVDKYITFLKEHMNIYQKSLFLV; from the coding sequence ATGAATCAACTGCAACAATTATTTCCTAGTGCTGATGGAAATGAGGAACAACGAAAAAAAATTTTAGAATATATCAATACTATTTTTACTAAAATCGATGAATTAAAAGATCCTTCCAAATTAACTTTAGGAGAAATGCCCAATTACACAAAAGATTATTATAATCGTGTGATCAAAGAGGCCAATGTACCGAAAAAAGGATTGCCAATGGAAGTAACGATTACGGAACTGATTGATCTGGCAAAAGGTCACCGTTTTGTGAATAGCAATTATGTAGCAAATGTATCACCACTGCCGAATATAGCCAGTATTTTAGGAAACTTAGTCATGGTTCTGTTAAATGGGAATGCCCTTTGGGATGTAGAGGGGTCAGGTGCAGCTAAAGCGGAAGTCATGGTGACGAGCATGCTGTCCAAAATGGTCGGGTATGACGAAAATACAAGTGCCGGATATGCAACGTGGGGAGGACAAGGAGCCGTCTTTCATTCATTACGAATCGCGATTTCTCGTCAATTCCCGGATTCGAATAAAGAGGGGGTTCCTAAAAACATATTTTGTTTCTGCTCCGAATTATCTCATTACAGTCTTTATAAAGCAGCAGAAGCAACAGGTATAGGTGTCAACAACATGATACGTGTGAAGGTTAATGATGACCATTCCATGAATTTAGAAGATCTGAAACTCAAAATGGAACAAGTGATCTCTGAAGGTGGAATACCGGTTTACGTCCTCGCGACTATGGGAACAACAGACACCTTTGGTATAGATGATATTGAAGGTATAAAGGCTATCACTAGCGAATTAGAGCAAAAATACAGCTTAAAACCCATTTATATCCATGCCGACTCTGCTATGGGGGCAATGTACACATTCTTTAATGAATATGATTTTGTGAAGAATCCATTAAAATTCGAAGATCGTGTTTCTTCAGTTTTAAAAAGATACCAACAAAAATTAAAGAGTATACATTTAGCGGACAGTATGGTCTTTGATTTTCATAAAATGGGCCAAACCCCTTACATATCAAGTTTATTTCTGTTAAAAAACAGGGAAGATTTAAGGTTTGTAGACTTAGATGCTTCTGAAACGCCTTATGTCGGCAATAGAGGGTATGGAAGTTATCATACAAGCTACACGCTGGAATGTTCTCGTATGGGTAGTGCCATTACTATATATGCTTCACTGTTATCGATGGGGATTGAAGGCTACCAGTCACTGTTGGCCAACTATATTCGTGTGAACATAGCTTTTAGAGAATCTTTGCTAAGAGAGTTTGCCAATGTAGCTGTGACAAACGAAATAGCGCCAGTGACAACTTTTAGATTTTATCCGAACGAAGTTCTTTGGAAAGAAGAACTAGGAGGGAAATTAACAAAAGACGAAGTAGTGGCCATTAATGAATATAATAGTGGATTTGCTGAATTAATCGGCGCCGACAGAGATAGGATCTATTTTGGCAATACATCCAAACAAAGATTAATTCCTGTTCGTGATAAGACCAAAAGGCTACCTGTTTATGCACACAAATTCTTCTCCATTTCACCATATACGACAATAAAAGAAGTAGACAAATATATAACCTTTTTGAAAGAACACATGAATATTTATCAGAAATCTCTATTTCTAGTATGA
- a CDS encoding methyl-accepting chemotaxis protein, which yields MNEAFNEMASELKSMIGKMRQTSDTLLQSSELASKVTEQSKDHSVIISNNIKQMIDGIQVQEVSVTESAGAIEQIATEINTIAQSAQDVSTVSKRMEDYAINGLDAINEVISQMRIINDTVKQSSHVITSLQKRSNEITGILEVITNISSQTNLLALNAAIEAARAGEHGKGFAVVAEEVRKLAEESNHSTEKIAKIIEEIQNETNNAVSAMEHGTAEAEKGTEIAQTTGELFFKIKEIANQISSQIEGVSVASQEISAGTEEVTASVKDLEAIAQNNSNFTREIEESTGQQLESINQLYEASRELNELAHDLQSMITKFKA from the coding sequence ATGAATGAAGCATTCAATGAAATGGCGTCCGAATTAAAATCAATGATTGGGAAAATGAGACAAACCTCTGATACCTTATTACAATCATCCGAATTAGCATCAAAAGTTACGGAACAATCGAAAGATCACTCTGTCATCATCAGTAATAACATTAAACAAATGATCGATGGGATCCAAGTACAAGAAGTATCAGTGACAGAATCAGCAGGAGCTATCGAACAAATCGCGACTGAAATCAACACGATCGCACAATCAGCTCAAGATGTTTCTACCGTATCTAAACGTATGGAAGATTACGCAATAAATGGTCTAGACGCAATCAATGAAGTCATTTCACAAATGAGAATCATTAATGACACTGTAAAACAATCCAGTCATGTGATCACTTCGCTACAAAAACGTTCAAACGAAATTACCGGTATTCTCGAAGTCATTACCAATATTTCAAGCCAAACGAATTTATTAGCTCTTAACGCTGCGATTGAAGCGGCTCGCGCAGGCGAACACGGTAAAGGGTTTGCGGTCGTAGCGGAAGAGGTCAGAAAGTTGGCGGAAGAGTCTAACCATTCTACTGAGAAAATTGCCAAAATCATTGAGGAGATCCAAAATGAAACCAACAACGCTGTTTCCGCTATGGAGCATGGAACAGCTGAAGCAGAAAAAGGAACCGAAATTGCTCAAACAACCGGAGAACTTTTCTTTAAAATTAAAGAGATTGCAAACCAAATTTCTAGTCAAATCGAAGGTGTTTCAGTCGCATCTCAAGAGATTTCTGCCGGAACAGAAGAAGTTACGGCATCTGTCAAAGACCTTGAAGCAATTGCACAAAATAACTCAAACTTCACTCGTGAAATAGAAGAAAGCACTGGACAACAATTAGAATCCATCAATCAATTATACGAAGCTTCTAGAGAATTAAATGAGTTAGCACACGATTTGCAATCCATGATTACTAAATTTAAAGCATAA
- a CDS encoding 2-hydroxyacid dehydrogenase, with protein sequence MKPKVYITRRIPEPFINRLSLICDVRMWEKEDIPVPYEILKNEIEDIDGLLCMLTDNIDDSLIRKAKRLKIIANMAVGYNNIDINSATNHGIMVTNTPDVLTETTADLTFGLLIATARRLIEASDYLKNGNWKTWSLMQLTGQDVYGSTLGIIGLGRIGEALAKRAKGFDMEIYYFNRRRKYEKEEELGVQYAPLEKLLKISDFVCIMTPYTPETKNLIDYEQLSLMKKNAILINTARGGIVNETALYHVLKNGGIAGAGLDVFEEEPVSLDNPLLTLPNVVALPHIGSASTATRMKMADLAVTNLIAGVQNEKPKNLVNCIR encoded by the coding sequence ATGAAACCGAAAGTTTATATCACGAGGAGAATTCCTGAACCATTCATAAACCGGTTAAGTCTTATTTGCGATGTGCGAATGTGGGAAAAAGAAGACATCCCTGTACCGTATGAGATTTTAAAAAATGAAATAGAAGATATTGACGGTTTATTGTGCATGTTAACAGACAATATAGATGATTCGCTCATAAGAAAAGCAAAAAGGCTTAAAATCATTGCTAATATGGCCGTCGGTTATAATAATATCGATATTAACAGCGCAACCAATCATGGTATTATGGTCACTAATACACCGGACGTTTTAACAGAGACGACAGCGGATTTAACGTTTGGCCTATTGATCGCAACAGCACGTCGTCTCATCGAGGCATCTGATTATTTAAAAAATGGGAATTGGAAAACATGGTCTCTCATGCAATTAACAGGGCAAGATGTATATGGATCCACTTTAGGTATCATCGGATTAGGACGGATTGGAGAAGCTTTAGCGAAGAGAGCAAAAGGTTTTGACATGGAAATTTACTATTTTAACAGAAGGCGTAAATATGAAAAAGAAGAGGAATTAGGGGTTCAATATGCTCCGCTTGAAAAGCTTCTAAAAATATCGGATTTCGTTTGTATTATGACTCCTTACACACCCGAAACAAAAAATTTAATCGACTATGAACAACTTTCTTTGATGAAAAAGAACGCTATCCTTATCAATACGGCAAGAGGCGGAATTGTGAATGAAACAGCTTTGTACCACGTTTTAAAAAATGGGGGAATTGCGGGAGCAGGGTTAGATGTCTTTGAAGAGGAGCCCGTATCTTTAGATAATCCTCTATTAACTTTACCGAATGTCGTCGCCCTTCCGCATATAGGCAGCGCCAGTACTGCGACCAGAATGAAAATGGCTGATCTTGCCGTAACGAATTTAATAGCCGGTGTTCAAAACGAAAAACCTAAAAATCTGGTAAATTGTATACGGTAA
- a CDS encoding Vga family ABC-F type ribosomal protection protein: MLLLKAHHVKHYVQDRLLIDADPLQIHQNDRIGLVGRNGSGKTTLLQILAKKISPEEGVVIQHTRCELLPQFKRTDTTKSGGEVTQEYIQKALVKDPGLLLADEPTTNLDTDHIEWLEKKLREWQGAFIIVSHDREFLDALCTTIWEINEGKIKEYAGNYSDYVKQKEAEKHQEQLAYEKYVKKKKQLEEALKLKEKKAERATKTPKRVSESEVRGTKPYFAKKQKKLQKTAKAIQTRLEKLEKAENVKELPPIKMNLPNAETFKNRIIFRVADVTGMIGERVLWSRANFQVRGGDKLAIIGPNGSGKTTLVKKIVNQEPGIMISPSVKMGYFSQNLNILNVEKSIIENVQSSSKQDETLIRTVLARMHFFNEDVYKPVRVLSGGERVKVALAKLFLSDINTLILDEPTNFLDTESVEALESLLKEYEGSVIFVSHDRRFIENIATRILVIRNQKIELFEGTFQQYKHVQPQKTRDSKKDQRLLLETKISEVLSRLSIEPSKELEIEFQKLLKEKRELDINK, encoded by the coding sequence ATGCTTTTATTAAAAGCTCACCATGTAAAGCACTATGTACAGGATCGTTTATTGATAGATGCGGATCCATTGCAAATTCATCAAAATGATCGAATTGGATTAGTTGGTCGAAATGGCAGCGGGAAAACGACGTTGCTTCAAATTCTGGCTAAAAAGATTTCTCCAGAAGAAGGGGTCGTTATTCAACATACTCGATGTGAACTTTTACCGCAGTTTAAACGAACAGATACAACCAAAAGTGGTGGTGAAGTGACGCAAGAATATATTCAAAAAGCTCTTGTTAAAGATCCGGGACTTTTACTTGCAGACGAACCAACAACAAATCTTGATACAGACCATATTGAATGGTTAGAAAAGAAGCTGAGAGAGTGGCAGGGGGCATTTATCATTGTTTCGCATGATCGTGAATTTTTGGATGCTCTTTGTACAACCATATGGGAAATCAATGAAGGAAAGATAAAAGAGTATGCAGGCAACTACAGCGATTACGTAAAACAAAAAGAAGCAGAGAAACATCAAGAACAATTAGCTTATGAAAAATATGTGAAAAAGAAAAAGCAGTTGGAAGAAGCATTAAAATTAAAAGAGAAAAAAGCGGAAAGAGCAACGAAGACGCCAAAAAGAGTCAGTGAATCGGAAGTAAGAGGGACAAAGCCATACTTTGCCAAAAAGCAAAAGAAACTGCAAAAAACAGCGAAAGCCATTCAAACGAGATTAGAAAAACTTGAAAAGGCAGAAAATGTGAAAGAACTCCCACCAATTAAGATGAACTTGCCGAATGCAGAAACGTTTAAAAATCGGATTATCTTTCGTGTAGCAGATGTAACGGGTATGATTGGAGAACGTGTGCTTTGGAGCCGTGCAAATTTTCAGGTTCGAGGTGGTGACAAATTAGCGATTATTGGTCCAAATGGAAGCGGGAAAACGACGTTAGTAAAAAAGATCGTCAACCAAGAGCCAGGCATCATGATTTCTCCTTCTGTTAAAATGGGCTATTTTAGCCAAAATTTAAATATATTGAATGTGGAAAAATCTATTATAGAGAATGTCCAATCCTCTTCAAAGCAAGATGAAACGCTTATTCGGACGGTCCTTGCAAGAATGCATTTTTTCAATGAAGATGTTTATAAGCCTGTAAGGGTTTTGAGTGGCGGAGAGCGAGTAAAAGTGGCACTAGCAAAACTATTTTTAAGTGACATTAATACGTTGATTTTAGATGAACCGACGAATTTTCTTGATACAGAATCTGTTGAAGCATTAGAGTCACTTCTAAAAGAATATGAAGGAAGCGTGATCTTCGTTTCACACGATCGCCGATTCATTGAGAATATCGCAACACGAATATTGGTCATTCGTAATCAAAAGATAGAATTATTTGAAGGAACCTTTCAGCAATATAAACATGTTCAACCACAAAAAACTCGAGACAGCAAAAAAGATCAACGTCTCTTACTCGAAACGAAAATTTCAGAAGTGCTAAGCCGCTTAAGTATTGAACCGTCTAAAGAATTAGAAATAGAATTTCAAAAACTTTTAAAAGAAAAAAGGGAATTGGACATAAATAAATAA
- a CDS encoding LysR family transcriptional regulator, translated as MRTEWLEAFLVTAKTKSLTKASEQLHMTQPALSKQIRKLEEDLGATLFTRSAKGVELTEAGDILFKEIEPVLHKIRSIQKKILSTQKTSEIKIGTWPSISSFYLPYKLATAKENDREVNIKIFYHYYDIFNYLHTGDIDAALLDDREIQHSYWSKPLFKEPFYLFVNHLHPLAKHEDVIYFNDFKDEPLVVLPSSCDVRMLIEEAYRLHHSQPNISFEIDFGQSIIGFISANLGISILPEIFTYNIDRSVIKVLPIADFNIKRQISLIARNPAIGKLLFTLFFHE; from the coding sequence ATGAGAACAGAGTGGCTAGAGGCTTTCTTGGTTACAGCGAAGACAAAAAGTTTAACAAAAGCTAGTGAACAACTTCATATGACACAACCAGCATTAAGCAAGCAAATTAGAAAACTAGAAGAAGATTTAGGAGCAACATTATTTACACGTTCTGCCAAAGGAGTAGAACTAACAGAAGCCGGGGATATTTTATTTAAAGAAATTGAACCTGTCTTACATAAAATTCGTTCTATACAAAAAAAGATTCTATCAACACAAAAAACTTCAGAAATTAAAATTGGAACGTGGCCGAGTATTTCCAGCTTTTATCTCCCATATAAATTAGCTACAGCTAAGGAGAACGACCGGGAAGTGAATATTAAAATTTTTTATCATTATTATGATATTTTCAATTACCTACATACCGGGGACATTGATGCAGCACTGCTAGATGATCGAGAAATTCAACATTCATATTGGTCTAAACCTCTTTTTAAAGAACCTTTTTATTTGTTTGTCAATCATCTCCATCCACTGGCTAAGCATGAAGATGTCATTTATTTTAATGACTTCAAGGATGAACCCCTCGTTGTTCTCCCTTCTTCATGCGATGTTCGTATGTTAATAGAAGAAGCCTATAGACTTCATCATTCTCAACCGAATATTTCTTTTGAAATTGACTTTGGTCAAAGTATTATCGGGTTTATTTCAGCCAATTTAGGCATATCTATACTACCGGAAATTTTTACCTATAATATTGATCGATCCGTTATTAAGGTTCTTCCGATTGCCGATTTCAACATCAAGAGACAGATCTCACTCATTGCACGAAATCCTGCTATAGGAAAGTTGCTATTTACCTTATTCTTTCATGAATAA
- a CDS encoding NAD-dependent succinate-semialdehyde dehydrogenase, with protein sequence MYPNKMYIDGQWVDAKETIDVINPATKEIIGTIPNGGKKEAKMAIDAAYSAFKEWSKKTAEERSQLLLKWHCLIEEHTDELAEIITTELGKPLSEAKGEIFYANSYISWFAEEAKRIYGETIPASSPNKRIIVKKQPVGVVAAITPWNFPAAMITRKIAPALAAGCTTVLKPSEETPFTALKLAELAEQAGIPKGVINIVTGDAEPIVDVWQKDERVRKLTFTGSTRVGKILMRGAADTVKKISLELGGHAPFIVTANADIEKALEGVMASKFRNAGQTCVCANRIFVEEGIAEEFSNKLAEKVSKLKVGNGFEEGVDIGPLINEAAVRKVKAQIEDAKQKGAKILVGGNSIKEEEGFFMEPTVIMNATDDMYCMHEETFGPLAPITTFKTVEEAIERANNSPYGLAAYVFTENIQEAVYITEALEYGIIGLNDGSPSAAQAPFGGFKESGIGREGSHYGIEDYLEIKYISLGL encoded by the coding sequence ATGTATCCAAACAAAATGTATATAGATGGACAGTGGGTGGATGCAAAAGAAACCATTGATGTCATCAATCCAGCTACAAAGGAGATCATCGGCACTATTCCCAACGGTGGTAAAAAAGAAGCAAAAATGGCAATAGATGCGGCATACTCTGCCTTCAAGGAGTGGTCTAAAAAGACTGCCGAAGAGCGCAGTCAACTTTTATTAAAATGGCATTGCTTAATTGAAGAACATACGGACGAACTAGCGGAAATCATAACAACTGAACTAGGAAAACCTCTTTCCGAAGCAAAAGGAGAAATTTTTTATGCCAATAGCTATATCTCTTGGTTTGCTGAAGAAGCAAAACGAATTTATGGCGAAACGATTCCGGCATCTTCTCCCAATAAACGTATTATAGTCAAAAAACAGCCTGTAGGTGTTGTTGCAGCCATCACTCCATGGAATTTTCCGGCAGCCATGATTACACGAAAAATTGCACCAGCTCTTGCTGCTGGTTGTACAACCGTTTTGAAACCATCTGAAGAGACGCCTTTCACTGCTTTGAAATTGGCAGAACTCGCTGAGCAAGCCGGGATTCCAAAGGGTGTCATAAATATTGTAACAGGCGATGCAGAACCGATTGTGGATGTTTGGCAAAAAGATGAACGTGTACGCAAGCTCACTTTTACCGGTTCTACACGCGTAGGGAAAATTTTAATGCGCGGGGCCGCTGACACTGTGAAAAAAATATCTCTCGAATTAGGAGGGCATGCTCCGTTCATCGTAACAGCTAATGCAGATATAGAGAAAGCTTTAGAGGGGGTTATGGCGTCTAAATTTAGAAATGCCGGCCAAACCTGTGTATGTGCAAACCGTATTTTTGTTGAAGAAGGAATCGCTGAAGAATTTTCTAATAAACTAGCAGAAAAAGTGTCAAAATTGAAAGTGGGTAATGGATTTGAAGAGGGTGTAGATATAGGTCCACTCATTAATGAAGCAGCCGTTCGGAAAGTAAAGGCACAAATTGAAGATGCAAAACAAAAAGGAGCTAAAATCCTTGTAGGAGGTAACTCCATAAAAGAAGAAGAAGGCTTTTTTATGGAACCAACTGTTATTATGAATGCTACTGACGATATGTACTGCATGCATGAGGAAACATTCGGGCCGCTTGCTCCTATCACAACATTTAAAACAGTAGAAGAAGCTATTGAACGTGCTAATAATAGTCCTTATGGATTGGCTGCTTACGTATTTACAGAGAATATTCAAGAAGCAGTTTATATAACAGAGGCATTAGAATATGGAATTATTGGTTTAAATGATGGTTCTCCTTCGGCCGCCCAAGCACCATTCGGTGGATTTAAAGAGAGTGGGATCGGTCGTGAAGGAAGCCATTATGGAATTGAAGACTATCTAGAAATTAAGTATATTTCACTTGGATTGTAA
- a CDS encoding FUSC family protein, whose protein sequence is MNTKVFIKHLSRELNRAGITLQTFKISLAAGISWWLATFITPHFYPYIAPLTAVLITNTTFEKAVTKAIHRFLGVVGGVACSLIVSQWIMPSGMAAFLSIFIGMAMAKTLKLHQDSISQIGVTVVMVLAFLHSGGYEWARIMETVIGSVVAIFVTILLPNRKAGHEDTLDLGKAT, encoded by the coding sequence ATGAACACCAAAGTGTTTATAAAGCATCTTAGCAGAGAACTAAATCGTGCAGGCATCACCTTACAGACTTTTAAAATATCACTAGCAGCAGGAATTTCATGGTGGCTGGCGACTTTCATTACTCCCCATTTCTATCCTTATATCGCTCCGTTAACAGCCGTTTTAATTACCAATACGACTTTTGAAAAGGCTGTAACCAAAGCGATTCATCGTTTCTTAGGGGTTGTAGGTGGAGTGGCATGCAGTCTGATTGTCTCTCAGTGGATCATGCCTTCAGGAATGGCCGCTTTTCTAAGTATTTTTATAGGGATGGCAATGGCGAAAACTCTTAAACTTCATCAAGACAGCATCTCACAAATAGGCGTAACTGTCGTAATGGTTTTGGCTTTTTTGCATTCGGGAGGTTATGAATGGGCCCGCATCATGGAGACAGTCATAGGATCAGTCGTTGCCATTTTTGTCACGATTCTATTACCTAACAGGAAAGCTGGTCATGAAGATACCCTTGACCTCGGCAAAGCAACGTAA
- the tnpA gene encoding IS66 family insertion sequence element accessory protein TnpA, which yields MPKNPELRKVWEQRIADYRKSGQTQVNWCKENQWSIHQFKYWLRKIENPIKNQGKSTKWASVTLEDHSQTVENSLRIEISGISIEVKPGFDPAFLSEVVRTLKSTC from the coding sequence ATGCCTAAGAATCCTGAATTACGAAAGGTTTGGGAACAACGAATCGCTGACTATCGTAAAAGCGGTCAAACTCAAGTAAACTGGTGCAAGGAAAATCAATGGAGTATTCACCAGTTTAAATACTGGTTAAGAAAAATTGAAAATCCAATAAAAAATCAAGGAAAGTCTACAAAATGGGCATCCGTTACCCTAGAAGATCATTCACAAACAGTTGAAAATTCATTACGGATTGAAATTAGTGGGATTTCAATTGAAGTAAAACCTGGTTTCGATCCGGCCTTTCTTTCAGAAGTGGTTAGGACGTTGAAATCAACATGTTAG
- the tnpB gene encoding IS66 family insertion sequence element accessory protein TnpB (TnpB, as the term is used for proteins encoded by IS66 family insertion elements, is considered an accessory protein, since TnpC, encoded by a neighboring gene, is a DDE family transposase.), which produces MLVGTRAERVYLAKGSTDLRKSIDGLAALVKEGFDLDPFSSSYFVFCNRKRDKLKILHWDYNGFWLYYRRLEKGKFQWPNENDTGTIQISYRQLRWLLDGLAMEQKKAHPEVKARTVI; this is translated from the coding sequence ATGTTAGTTGGTACAAGAGCTGAACGAGTTTACTTGGCAAAAGGAAGTACTGATTTGAGAAAATCCATTGATGGATTAGCTGCTTTGGTGAAAGAGGGATTTGATTTAGATCCCTTTTCATCAAGCTATTTTGTGTTCTGTAATCGAAAGCGAGATAAATTAAAAATTCTTCACTGGGACTATAATGGTTTTTGGCTTTATTATCGTCGATTGGAAAAAGGAAAATTTCAATGGCCAAATGAAAATGACACTGGAACGATACAAATTAGTTATCGGCAATTACGCTGGTTATTGGATGGCCTTGCAATGGAGCAAAAGAAAGCACACCCAGAAGTAAAGGCTAGAACAGTTATATGA
- the tnpC gene encoding IS66 family transposase, producing MMKNLKNPTQNPFELIEKLQQQIVELTAKLRWYEEQYRLSQKRKFGSSSEKTNPNQLELPLFNEAEVESNVKAEEPTVETITYRRKKKRGQRQATFENLPMETIEYRLPEEEQVCSCCGEKTHEMSTEVRQELVIIPAQVKVLKHVRYVYGCRHCERNEIETPIVTAPAPKSVYPKSLASPSSMAYIMNQKYVEGLPLYRQEQQFKRLGVILSRQTMANWMLYGAEKWLAPIYQRMKEHLLSKDILHADETTVQVLHEPGRSSTSKSYMWLYRTGREDPPLVLYDYQETRAGEHAKEFLKGFKGYLHVDGYAGYHKVSGVTLVGCWAHARRKFDEALNVLPESKRHSAVTVREGLNFCNQLFAIERDLKECTPEERYKKRLKHSQPLLEAFSAWLKTEKSNVLPKSLLGQAITYCLNQWEKLVAFLEDGRLEIDNNRSERSIKPFVIGRKNWIFSNTPKGAKASSIIYSIVETAKENKLNPFYYLRYLFERLPNMDISNMDELDQLLPWSKTIPLNCRVFNNLSQ from the coding sequence ATGATGAAAAATTTAAAGAATCCTACCCAAAACCCATTTGAATTAATTGAAAAACTTCAACAGCAAATCGTTGAATTGACGGCGAAATTACGATGGTATGAAGAACAGTATCGTCTTAGTCAAAAACGAAAATTTGGCTCTTCAAGCGAAAAAACAAATCCTAATCAATTAGAACTACCTTTATTCAATGAAGCAGAGGTAGAGTCTAATGTAAAAGCCGAAGAGCCAACTGTTGAAACAATTACATATCGTCGTAAAAAGAAACGTGGTCAACGTCAAGCTACGTTTGAAAACCTGCCTATGGAAACGATTGAATATCGTTTACCCGAAGAAGAGCAGGTCTGTTCGTGTTGCGGTGAAAAAACACACGAAATGAGCACAGAAGTACGACAAGAATTAGTGATTATTCCGGCTCAAGTCAAAGTTTTAAAACACGTTCGATATGTCTATGGATGCCGTCATTGTGAGCGTAATGAAATAGAGACACCAATCGTTACAGCACCTGCCCCAAAATCTGTGTATCCAAAAAGTTTAGCTTCACCGTCAAGCATGGCATATATTATGAATCAAAAATATGTAGAGGGGCTACCTCTATATCGCCAAGAACAACAGTTCAAACGATTAGGTGTGATCTTATCCAGGCAAACCATGGCCAATTGGATGCTTTATGGTGCCGAAAAATGGCTTGCGCCAATTTATCAACGAATGAAAGAGCATCTCCTCTCTAAAGACATTCTACATGCGGATGAAACAACTGTTCAGGTTTTACATGAACCTGGAAGGTCAAGTACATCGAAATCTTACATGTGGCTTTATCGGACTGGAAGAGAGGATCCACCACTTGTCCTTTATGACTATCAGGAAACTAGAGCAGGAGAACATGCCAAAGAATTCCTAAAAGGGTTTAAAGGATACCTGCATGTCGATGGATATGCAGGATACCATAAGGTATCCGGCGTAACATTAGTTGGATGTTGGGCTCATGCCCGCAGAAAGTTCGATGAGGCTTTAAACGTACTTCCTGAATCCAAACGTCATTCAGCAGTCACAGTTCGGGAAGGACTCAATTTCTGTAATCAGCTATTTGCCATCGAGCGTGATTTGAAAGAATGTACACCAGAAGAACGATATAAAAAACGACTTAAACACAGCCAACCATTGTTGGAGGCTTTTTCAGCATGGCTAAAAACAGAGAAAAGCAATGTTTTACCAAAGAGTCTATTAGGTCAAGCCATTACATACTGCCTCAACCAATGGGAAAAACTCGTGGCATTTTTAGAGGATGGACGTTTAGAAATCGATAATAATCGAAGTGAACGATCCATTAAACCATTTGTGATCGGTAGGAAGAACTGGATTTTTAGCAATACTCCGAAAGGAGCTAAGGCCAGCTCAATCATTTACAGTATTGTGGAGACAGCAAAAGAGAATAAATTAAATCCATTTTATTATCTTCGCTACTTATTTGAAAGGCTTCCCAATATGGATATAAGCAATATGGATGAGCTTGATCAACTACTTCCTTGGTCCAAAACAATTCCTTTGAATTGTCGGGTTTTTAATAACTTATCACAATAA